From the Malus domestica chromosome 17, GDT2T_hap1 genome, one window contains:
- the LOC103405964 gene encoding uncharacterized protein isoform X3, giving the protein MGVTCRECSSERFLESYSGWFQILLSHIQQPTTTSQFVKVASCASMSDLITRLGGSLNAKRDGTAHAGKLVQQIIQPVLKLLNDDHSEVVWEGAVRLLCTIISFFPLSISRHYDSVEDVIASTILSGKGSDNMLKKLAYCLAVLPKSRGDEDSWSLMIQKILLLINGHLNDVFQGFEEETKRHEIIRLLIPLGKDPPPQLGGNKVSGKDSTKGRKSSQRLTMSSISALMVCCSTMITTSYPVQVTVPIRSLFVLIERVLIVDGSLPHSLLPFMTATQQEFICSELPLLHLYGLEFLTAIIEGVRSQLLPHAAYLVHLLSVYLKRCALPELRIKVYSITRILLISMGFGMTLSLAREVANNALIDLNPIVNESGGAPSSGNSKPSTEALLQTTPQSSHRKRKHGASSGSLEWHKTSSLGEGNPKSHTISPIPVKIAALEALEALVTVGGALKSEGWRSDVGLLLMDIATNSMKVGRAGDNKNIYQLKEPVDIWGDLQLAALRALLASLLSSSGVRPPYLAEGLDLFRRGKQETGTKVAGFCAHSLLTLEVLVHPRALPLAGFSVGVSHKLPENMYSGSVKHQTPFSSDIQGMVYDASDSDCDDLYTSWLATGKQLEAPMSDLDKTMQAGEPSKTLTVHRDKKLVVDGSFGKETLGGSAQELKLSIQDVDMRVNGDENMVESCQFQEFAVQLENGLSSKVASVAGTRVAEEVFGRVALGSGPSDQAGSITVTTHDVPVAKGDGFLGREKNSASTSNPEKGKGIAYELGNDSDADSFPDIVDPDSDSE; this is encoded by the exons CAGCCCACAACAACTTCTCAATTTGTGAAGGTGGCCTCTTGTGCCTCGATGTCAGATCTCATCACAAG GTTGGGTGGATCTCTAAATGCAAAAAGGGATGGAACTGCACATGCCGGGAAACTTGTTCAGCAAATTATTCAACCAGTTTTGAAGTTGTTAAATGATGATCATTCAGAGGTTGTTTGG GAAGGAGCAGTTCGATTGTTATGCACAATTATATCTTTCTTTCCATTGAGCATCAGTCGTCATTATGACAGT GTTGAAGATGTTATTGCTTCAACAATTTTGTCAGGAAAAGGAAGTGATAACATGCTGAAG AAACTTGCTTATTGCCTGGCAGTACTACCAAAGTCAAGAGGGGATGAGGATAGCTGGTCCTTAATGATTCAGAAGATTTTATTGTTGATTAATGGTCACCTGAATGATGTCTTCCAGGGGTTTGAGGAAG AAACGAAACGCCATGAAATTATTAGATTATTGATTCCCCTAGGAAAAGATCCCCCTCCTCAGTTGGGAGGAAATAAAGTGTCAGGAAAAGATTCGACGAAGGGAAGAAAGAGTTCTCAGCGTTTGACAATGTCTAGTATCTCTGCACTGATGGTTTGCTGCTCTACAATGATAACAACTTCGTACCCTGTTCAG GTGACTGTTCCTATTCGGTCCTTATTTGTCCTTATTGAGAGAGTGCTGATTGTGGATGGTTCCCTCCCACACTCTCTGCTGCCCTTTATGACTGCCACACAGCAAGAGTTTATTTGTTCGGAACTACCACTTCTGCACCTGTATGGTTTAGAGTTCCTCACTGCTATTATAGAGGGCGTGCGCAG TCAACTTTTACCACATGCTGCTTATTTAGTGCATCTTCTTTCAGTGTACTTAAAGAGATGTGCATTGCCAGAATTAAGGATAAAGGTCTACTCAATCACAAGGATTTTGCTGATATCCATGGGTTTTG GTATGACATTAAGCTTGGCACGGGAAGTTGCTAACAATGCTTTGATTGATCTGAATCCCATTGTGAATGAGAGTGGTGGTGCACCTTCTAGTGGAAACTCGAAGCCTTCTACTGAAGCATTGCTTCAAACAACACCACAATCTAGCCATAGAAAGAGGAAGCATGGAGCTTCAAGTGGATCTCTTGAGTGGCATAAGACTAGTAGTTTGGGAGAGGGGAACCCCAAGAGCCATACGATATCTCCTATTCCTGTGAAAATCGCTGCACTTGAGGCATTAGAAGCCCTTGTCACTGTG GGTGGTGCGTTGAAATCTGAAGGATGGCGATCAGATGTTGGTCTTCTTCTGATGGACATAGCtacaaattctatgaaagtGGGACGTGCTGGTGATAACAAAAACATTTACCAGCTGAAGGAACCTGTTGATATCTGGGGTGATTTGCAGCTTGCTGCTCTACGTGCACTTTTGGCATCGTTACTTTCTTCATCTGGTGTCCGCCCCCCTTATTTAGCTGAGGGTCTTGATCTTTTCCGCAGAG GCAAGCAAGAAACTGGAACCAAAGTTGCTGGATTTTGTGCTCATTCTCTTTTGACCTTAGAGGTCCTTGTACATCCCAGGGCACTCCCACTAGCAGGTTTCTCGGTTGGAGTTAGCCACAAACTCCCAGAAAACATGTACTCTGGTAGTGTAAAGCACCAAACTCCGTTTTCAAGTGACATACAGGGAATGGTGTATGATGCTTCTGATTCAGATTGTGACGACCTATATACTAGCTGGCTTGCAACTGGTAAACAATTAGAAGCACCGATGAGTGACCTAGACAAGACTATGCAGGCGGGAGAGCCATCCAAAACTCTAACAGTTCATCGGGATAAAAAACTTGTTGTAGATGGTTCATTTGGAAAAGAGACTCTAGGAGGAAGTGCACAGGAGCTCAAATTATCCATTCAGGATGTGGATATGAGAGTCAATGGGGATGAAAATATGGTTGAATCCTGCCAATTTCAAGAATTTGCAGTGCAACTTGAGAATGGTCTGTCTTCAAAAGTTGCCTCAGTGGCTGGAActagagttgctgaagaagtcTTTGGGAGGGTTGCTCTTGGAAGTGGTCCATCTGATCAAGCAGGTAGCATTACGGTTACAACCCATGATGTTCCGGTGGCTAAAGGTGATGGGTTTCTTGGCAGAGAGAAGAATTCAGCGTCTACTTCAAATCCTGAGAAGGGCAAGGGAATTGCATATGAACTGGGTAATGATTCAGATGCGGATTCATTTCCTGATATTGTGGATCCAGATTCTGATTCTGAATGA
- the LOC103405963 gene encoding protein RADIALIS-like 3: protein MDVNVFPKLVCGWSWEENKLFELALAVVDEEDPQRWDVVAALVGGKKSAEDVQKHYVILLEDLQVIESGKLDHKLGQQPPKNYVQVDHCTQSVCWTDETNNLLVQLDLN from the exons ATGGACGTGAATGTTTTTCCAAAGCTTGTGTGTGGGTGGAGTTGGGAGGAGAACAAGTTGTTCGAGCTGGCTTTGGCAGTGGTTGATGAGGAAGATCCGCAGCGCTGGGATGTAGTTGCAGCCTTGGTTGGAGGTAAAAAGAGTGCAGAGGATGTCCAGAAACATTATGTCATTCTTTTGGAGGATTTGCAGGTCATAGAATCTGGTAAACTGGATCACAAACTCGGACAGCAGCCGCCGAAGAATTATGTTCAAGTGGATCATTGCACTCAATCCGTATGCTGGACTGACGAAACTAACAA CTTGCTGGTTCAGTTGGACTTGAATTAA
- the LOC103405964 gene encoding uncharacterized protein isoform X4 translates to MGVTCRECSSERFLESYSGWFQILLSHIQPTTTSQFVKVASCASMSDLITRLGGSLNAKRDGTAHAGKLVQQIIQPVLKLLNDDHSEVVWEGAVRLLCTIISFFPLSISRHYDSVEDVIASTILSGKGSDNMLKKLAYCLAVLPKSRGDEDSWSLMIQKILLLINGHLNDVFQGFEEETKRHEIIRLLIPLGKDPPPQLGGNKVSGKDSTKGRKSSQRLTMSSISALMVCCSTMITTSYPVQVTVPIRSLFVLIERVLIVDGSLPHSLLPFMTATQQEFICSELPLLHLYGLEFLTAIIEGVRSQLLPHAAYLVHLLSVYLKRCALPELRIKVYSITRILLISMGFGMTLSLAREVANNALIDLNPIVNESGGAPSSGNSKPSTEALLQTTPQSSHRKRKHGASSGSLEWHKTSSLGEGNPKSHTISPIPVKIAALEALEALVTVGGALKSEGWRSDVGLLLMDIATNSMKVGRAGDNKNIYQLKEPVDIWGDLQLAALRALLASLLSSSGVRPPYLAEGLDLFRRGKQETGTKVAGFCAHSLLTLEVLVHPRALPLAGFSVGVSHKLPENMYSGSVKHQTPFSSDIQGMVYDASDSDCDDLYTSWLATGKQLEAPMSDLDKTMQAGEPSKTLTVHRDKKLVVDGSFGKETLGGSAQELKLSIQDVDMRVNGDENMVESCQFQEFAVQLENGLSSKVASVAGTRVAEEVFGRVALGSGPSDQAGSITVTTHDVPVAKGDGFLGREKNSASTSNPEKGKGIAYELGNDSDADSFPDIVDPDSDSE, encoded by the exons CCCACAACAACTTCTCAATTTGTGAAGGTGGCCTCTTGTGCCTCGATGTCAGATCTCATCACAAG GTTGGGTGGATCTCTAAATGCAAAAAGGGATGGAACTGCACATGCCGGGAAACTTGTTCAGCAAATTATTCAACCAGTTTTGAAGTTGTTAAATGATGATCATTCAGAGGTTGTTTGG GAAGGAGCAGTTCGATTGTTATGCACAATTATATCTTTCTTTCCATTGAGCATCAGTCGTCATTATGACAGT GTTGAAGATGTTATTGCTTCAACAATTTTGTCAGGAAAAGGAAGTGATAACATGCTGAAG AAACTTGCTTATTGCCTGGCAGTACTACCAAAGTCAAGAGGGGATGAGGATAGCTGGTCCTTAATGATTCAGAAGATTTTATTGTTGATTAATGGTCACCTGAATGATGTCTTCCAGGGGTTTGAGGAAG AAACGAAACGCCATGAAATTATTAGATTATTGATTCCCCTAGGAAAAGATCCCCCTCCTCAGTTGGGAGGAAATAAAGTGTCAGGAAAAGATTCGACGAAGGGAAGAAAGAGTTCTCAGCGTTTGACAATGTCTAGTATCTCTGCACTGATGGTTTGCTGCTCTACAATGATAACAACTTCGTACCCTGTTCAG GTGACTGTTCCTATTCGGTCCTTATTTGTCCTTATTGAGAGAGTGCTGATTGTGGATGGTTCCCTCCCACACTCTCTGCTGCCCTTTATGACTGCCACACAGCAAGAGTTTATTTGTTCGGAACTACCACTTCTGCACCTGTATGGTTTAGAGTTCCTCACTGCTATTATAGAGGGCGTGCGCAG TCAACTTTTACCACATGCTGCTTATTTAGTGCATCTTCTTTCAGTGTACTTAAAGAGATGTGCATTGCCAGAATTAAGGATAAAGGTCTACTCAATCACAAGGATTTTGCTGATATCCATGGGTTTTG GTATGACATTAAGCTTGGCACGGGAAGTTGCTAACAATGCTTTGATTGATCTGAATCCCATTGTGAATGAGAGTGGTGGTGCACCTTCTAGTGGAAACTCGAAGCCTTCTACTGAAGCATTGCTTCAAACAACACCACAATCTAGCCATAGAAAGAGGAAGCATGGAGCTTCAAGTGGATCTCTTGAGTGGCATAAGACTAGTAGTTTGGGAGAGGGGAACCCCAAGAGCCATACGATATCTCCTATTCCTGTGAAAATCGCTGCACTTGAGGCATTAGAAGCCCTTGTCACTGTG GGTGGTGCGTTGAAATCTGAAGGATGGCGATCAGATGTTGGTCTTCTTCTGATGGACATAGCtacaaattctatgaaagtGGGACGTGCTGGTGATAACAAAAACATTTACCAGCTGAAGGAACCTGTTGATATCTGGGGTGATTTGCAGCTTGCTGCTCTACGTGCACTTTTGGCATCGTTACTTTCTTCATCTGGTGTCCGCCCCCCTTATTTAGCTGAGGGTCTTGATCTTTTCCGCAGAG GCAAGCAAGAAACTGGAACCAAAGTTGCTGGATTTTGTGCTCATTCTCTTTTGACCTTAGAGGTCCTTGTACATCCCAGGGCACTCCCACTAGCAGGTTTCTCGGTTGGAGTTAGCCACAAACTCCCAGAAAACATGTACTCTGGTAGTGTAAAGCACCAAACTCCGTTTTCAAGTGACATACAGGGAATGGTGTATGATGCTTCTGATTCAGATTGTGACGACCTATATACTAGCTGGCTTGCAACTGGTAAACAATTAGAAGCACCGATGAGTGACCTAGACAAGACTATGCAGGCGGGAGAGCCATCCAAAACTCTAACAGTTCATCGGGATAAAAAACTTGTTGTAGATGGTTCATTTGGAAAAGAGACTCTAGGAGGAAGTGCACAGGAGCTCAAATTATCCATTCAGGATGTGGATATGAGAGTCAATGGGGATGAAAATATGGTTGAATCCTGCCAATTTCAAGAATTTGCAGTGCAACTTGAGAATGGTCTGTCTTCAAAAGTTGCCTCAGTGGCTGGAActagagttgctgaagaagtcTTTGGGAGGGTTGCTCTTGGAAGTGGTCCATCTGATCAAGCAGGTAGCATTACGGTTACAACCCATGATGTTCCGGTGGCTAAAGGTGATGGGTTTCTTGGCAGAGAGAAGAATTCAGCGTCTACTTCAAATCCTGAGAAGGGCAAGGGAATTGCATATGAACTGGGTAATGATTCAGATGCGGATTCATTTCCTGATATTGTGGATCCAGATTCTGATTCTGAATGA